DNA from Camelus dromedarius isolate mCamDro1 chromosome X, mCamDro1.pat, whole genome shotgun sequence:
GGCAAAGCTATGGGTTGAGATGAGACAAACCTATTCTCTTCCCATCCCCCTAGAAGGGCTGCAAGGGGCCCTGAGAAACTCGTTTCTTAAAATAAGTTGGAAACTGAGTTCAAAAGGGGAAGAAACTTATCCAAGTTCAACCAGGGAGGCCAAGTTAATTCCAGGGTCTGTGAAGCCCAAGAGAGCACTGAATTCATGTTCCACTCCAGCCACAGACTGGGGCCCCTGGCCCTGCTCTTCAACATCCTTGCCCTATTGGCTCGTTGGGCTTAGATCTGGCACACCATCTTGCTTGCCCAGACAGCTCCTCTGCATCCTTCAGGATCCTGGGCAAATACCAGGTTCTCTAGGACAAATCTGTCCATGGAGACAAAACAGGAGCTTGCTCAGACCATCTTAGAGTCTGAGTCATGTAAGTATGACTAGGTGGAAGGTGCTGGAAAAGAACAGAGCCTCATCAAGCCTGGAGGAGCCAAGAAAGAATGGTTTCATTGGAAATAAAGGTAATATCTTCTTCTTCAACTTCCCCACTGTGCTATGTCTCAGGTTTCCAAGGGTAGAAATTTCTGTGTCCCCAGCAAATAAGGGTGGAACAGAACCCAGCTTACATTCCTGGGCTCCCAGGCCAGTGCCCCTATCAGGCGCTCCACAGGCACGGCCGTAGTTCCAGCCACAGCACGGAGCCCCTTTGGACTGGTGTGTACAAAGCTTTTAACTGGAAGGGCATCTTCACCACTCTCTCGATTGTGGCTGGCTGTAGCGGGCTTGGTGTCGGGCCATAAATAAGGGCTGGCTTGTCCTTCTAGGGAAGTGTCTGCCTTCGAGAGATGCAAAGCCACTTAGTCCTTGGCAGCTCTGTCCCTGCCAGGGGGAACGTGACCTGCAACTGAACCCACAGCACCAGCATGGCAAGCCGTTCCTCCTGCTGGGACCAGATGGCATGACATGCCTGTTCAGCTATGGAACTCTGTCTTCAGCAGGGCCTTCTAGGGACCAAGTTCCCACCCACAGCCTCAGCCCCAAGTAGCCCCGGCTATGGGGAAGGCATGACAGATTCCACATAGACCTCTTCCCAAGGAGCAAGGAGATGAACGGACAGAAATACAGATCAGTGGTGGGGACATGGACAGTACACTTGCTTGTAAGGGATCAGAGAaagcttccaggaggaggtggcattagggccaactttttttttcaggaacaGTAATTAAAGTAACTTTGAGGATTATTTCTATGCCAGGCATTATGTATGTCTTGGCTCAGAAGGCCCTCAAAAGCTCTCTgaggcaaatactgtatgttttacagatttactgaacattttacggttatggaaactgaggcccaaggaagTGAATGAATTTGCACAAGGTCACATGGCAAGGAAATCATATGGTTAGTTCAGAGTCCATCTCTTAACCACTGCAGTACCTCTGCCAGAAGTTTCCTCCAGAGCAAAGCATGTGGCATGGGGAGGTCAGGGTGGCGCTGGTTTTCAGTCCCTCAGGGCTGACTTTGAAGGATGAAAAGGATGTTGCAGGCAGAGATCCGGGGGAAGAAGTAGGTGTAAGCTGAATTCCCTGTGGGACAGCTTCAGGTGGGTTATGGAATGTCAGGGAGTTGTCAGTGGCTATAGCACTCCCAGGCAATACAAGGATGGgcatagagagagagaggctgaggaCACCACCCATGATCTAATGCACTAGAGAGAGGGAAGTGGGCTAGCCCCTCGGGGAGTTCCAGGCATTCATAAAAAGCTCTCTGACGTCAATGGCCGCTAGAGGTACCGGTGATCCAGGGGGGGCAGCAATAATGTCTGCCTCAGGGAAAAACAAGCAAGATGCTGAGAGAGTGATAAGTACTATAAAGAAAGTCAGACAGGGTGATAAAACGGATTGTGACAGAGAAGATGGGGGCTATTTTCATTGTGGATCTCAGCAAGGGCCTCTTCAGAGCCCTAAAGACAAGGAACCAGCCAAGGCAAGGTCCAGAGGAAGAGGGATCAAGGCAGAGGGACAGCAAGTACAAGGCCCCCAAAACAGGAGGATGCTGGGCACGAGTGTGCAAGGAGTTCAAAGGAGActggagggcctggggtggagagaagcagggggagagaaagagtgGGCAAGGTCAGAGACACACGTATGGACAGGAGCTGGAGACCGCAGTCACGAGTTTGGATTTAATTAGAAGAATAATAGAAAGCCATTGGGAGGTTTTCAGCAGAGGAGTGATGTGATTGGagtttcatttttgaaaaccTCTGTGAGTGGGTAGAGAGGATTGCAGGGAGGCAAGATGGGATTAAGGACAGCCTTCTGGAGGTGACTGCAGCCATCCAGGAGGGAGCCGATGGTGGTCTGGACCAGGGTGGGGCCAGTGGAGGCAGGAGAAGTGCATGGATTCTGATTTCACTTGGAAAGTTAAGTAGAGAGTGGTTCCAATCCTGAGAGTGACTGAATATAGTGGATGAAGGAAAGAGACTGCAGGCGTTTTGCCTGAGCAACTGCAAAGGTGCCCGTGCCATCACTGACGTGTGGAGGCTGGGGGAGAGCTGGTGTAGGAGAAAAGTAATGAAGAGGTGAGCTATGATGGTGTTCATTTTGGAATGCCATGGTGGTGTCTGGTAGGCATTTGGCTATTTCACCATCATCTGTGCTCTGCCTTCATGGGCCATTGAAATGGTTACTTACATAATCATTTTGTTTAAATCAACCTTAAATCaactcacttttttctttaactccATGCTAAGAAAGAGTATCCATAACATCAAGAGTTTTGTGGATTAGtagtattttttctaaatatacattaaaataacaCCACAGTTCCCACGTCCCCTTGCAGTTCAACCTTTACGCTTCTTCCATACCTAACCTCTGCAGAGGCTGGGCACCTAGCATGCACAGACTTGAACTGAGCCATTGGCTTTGGCACCCAAGAACATCTGAGGGCATCTGAAGAGATCACAGCAGGGTATTCAGGGATGGAGACGTGGTCCTACTGTGAGCCCTCACGGATTCCTGCTTAACCCTCTGTTTGGTGTgactggcaggggtgggggggttggtCACAGAGCAGAGTCCACTACCCTTTCCTTAAGTCCATGCGCCCTCTGGTGGCTGGGTTCCTTGTCCCTGTGCACTGGAGGTCTTCTAAGCTCCTGGTTCCAAACTACACAGAAGGGGACCCTCTGCTTTGGCTTCCCCACCCAGCCAAGGGCAAGAAGTGAGATTAGCTTTAGGCTCCAGACTGAGGGACTGTTAGATGGTCTTGAGTCTGGACTCAAGCTGGGCTGAGGTGGGGGCGGCAGTCTGCTAGCCAGGCAGGGGCCACCAAGGGTCAGACCAAATGGGGAGGGGAAGTggcgggtgggaggaggggctccTGTATTCTATAGAAGGTCACCACTGCAGAGAGAAGCAAATGGATGGCCATGTGCAAATAGGGCAATTTATCTTAGGTGGgtattttcagaggaaaataagaaacattccaatttaaacattttaaaattaagaacaggGAACATCAGACTGTGCCGAATAAATATGACACATAATGGAAAATGTACTTCAGTTCTTATATTACAGGCAGTTACGGGAGAGAAGCGGGGGTGGCGGCCAGCGGCAGGCAGGAGAGTCAGGCTCTTGCGGGGAGAGCAactgaggagggggctgggcaggctgggggaggggcagagagaagcacTGTCTGCCTAGACTGGCATCCCTGTGCTTACACAGGCATCCCACACCGCGTCCACACAGGGGTGCACATAGgggcacatacacacatgcacacgtgtgcacacacacaggtacacacacgtACCATGACACACAGGTATTCCTTCTGTCACTCCTTCATCTTTTCCTCAACGAACAAACTGTGTTTAGATGAGACAAGATCAATTGCTAAACAGACACTTGCAGTCCAGTGTGTAAGGAAGTCTCGTGTGGAAGGCTGCGTTGGGGCACAGGGAAGGAGTCTCTGAGTTGAGTCTTAGACcaagaaaatgcagaaaggagTGATCCAGGCAGAGGGGGCAGCATGAGAAAAATCCTGGAAGCCTGAGACATAGCCATCTGAGGGATAACAAAAAGTTTTGGGTAATTGGACTCAAGGTTATCTGGGAAaaaggaagctggggagagagTGGGAGCTGAGCCCCAAAGTCTGTCTCAAACTGGTGTCTTCCCCCTTGTGGCCCAGATATGTCATCTGCTTTGCCCTGGGGAAAATCAGATCCAAGATGACTGATGTGGACTGGCAATCAGGCATCCATTGCTGATGGACTGAGGGTGAACCGGGCTCCAGGGAGAAATGCTATAGAGTTCTTGCTGAAACCAAGGCAACACTTTTTAATGCAGTCATCTCCCTGCCTCTGGGCCCAGTGCTATCCTAGGGCTATGAAACTAACATCTAGGCCACTTCCAGCGCATGGTGGAAACCGAACTCCTTCATGCAACCTTAGCACTAAGCAGCTGGCTGGCTCGCCCAGGACTCTGCCTCCTAGTGGCCTAATCTCTCTGCGAGTGAAGGGGCTTAGAGCCATTTCTTCCAGTCCAACACCCAAAGGAAGAGCATACACAGAACACTGTAAATGCTGCCTCCCTACTGCTGCCACTCTCAGAGACCAGGACCCAGGCATGGGGAATGTTCCAGATCTCTCAGTGTGAATCTTCCCCTAAGTAAGATTTATCACCATAAGCTAAGGAAGAGGCCaggaaattacattaaattttaaaaaaagaagtctggcTATAAAAATGAACTCCAATAAAAAATGAGTGGTGACACCAAAAtccaggcaacaaaagaaaaaataaattggactatatcaaaattaaaattttctgagcATCAGAGGatacaatcaacagagtgaaaaggcaacctactgaatgggggaaaactgaaaataatatatctgttttgagttaatatccagaatatataaagatctacaactcaacaacaacaataaaaataatccaattaaaacgTGAGCaaagaactaaatagacatttctttaaagaagacatacgaatggccaaaaagcagacaaacagatgctcaacatcaataatcatcaaggaaattaatctcaaaactacaatgagataccacctcacacccattaggttGGTTActgcccaaaaaaaaaaaaaaaaaaaaaaagcaggaaacaataagtgttggtgaggatgtgaagaaatggaaatttgtgcactgttggtgggaatgtaagatggtatggtcactatggaaaacagtatggcaattcctcaataaaataaaaataaaattgctgtaTGATGCATCAATTCCACTTCTTGGTATATACTCAAAACAAGTGAAAGCAGaaacttgaacagatatttgtacatcaGGTGCATAGCAGCATGCTTCACAGTAGCCAAACGATgcaaacaacccaagtgcccactgatggatgagtggataaatcaAATGTCATCTgtccatacaaaggaatattattcagccttaaaaaggaagaaaattctgacacctattacaacatggataaactctGAAGACATTATgtgaaatgaaagaagccaatcataaaaagacaaatactgtctgattccacttacatgaggtatctagagtagtcaaattcatagagacagaaagtaagatGATGACTGCCAGGGCTTGGGGAAGGGAGAATGaagagttgttgtttaatggggacagagtttcagtttcacaGATTGAAAAGCGCTCTGGAgcttggttgcacaacaatgtgaatgtcctTAACACtaccaaactgtacacttaaaaacacttaagatagtaaattttatgtgtatcgTATCACAATTaacagagagatagagagataaCTGGTATGCACGAAGGCGGCTGAGTCTGCACctaggtcttcttttttttctttcatttatttatttatttatttatttatttatttatttatttatttatttatttatttactgtatgGGGGGAGATCAttagttctatttatttattactattatcatttttctttctaatggaggtacttgggattgaacctaggatctcatgtatgctaggcatgtgctctaccatttgaactacaccctccctcctcacctaGGTCTTCTTGCCTACTAATTAGCACTTGTCCTTCGGGCCTCTGATCGTCCAGTGGTGCCCACTGAAACATCTGCTCCTTCCAGAGATCCTCCCCAAATCCCCAGACATAACTGGTGTTACTAGAAAGAATGTCTGCTGGCAGTGGAAGCATAGGAATTTTGGTGTGTTCACTTACTGTCTGAGTGAAAAAATATTCTCCGagtgcctcctctgtgccaggcatgtcTCAAAGGCTGCAGGCAGAGCAGTGAGGGAGGCTGTCTCggccctgccctcaaagagcccACAATCTGGAAGGGAAACCAGAACCATCAAAATGGACCACATAGTATAATAAAGAGCCAGGATGGAGACTCACAAGCATCCTAGAGAGGGGTGATTTActgcctggtgtgggagtgggtTCTATGAAGGGAGCCTTCTCTGAAAAGGACCAGCAGGGCTTAGGCAGGCAGCTGACGACAGCGAGGAGGGTATTCCAGGCAGAATGAGTCCTGGATaaggggagaagagaaatagggggaaaagagaagggttgaggcaggaaggcagagaaTGTTAATAGCAGAGTTGAGCAATAACCACAAAGAGTTTCAAGGACTTTATTAACTTGTAAATGCCTCTACTGCAGATGCTAACATGAAGAGTCTGCCACCCACCACCAACCTCAAGGCCTCTTCAGAAATGCTCTGCACAGAGCGGTGATGGCCAGAGCTCTTGTCCACCTCCTTCTCCAGGTGGCATTGCCGACAGCTCGTTCCTCACTCCATGCCCTGGCATGGACCAGGAACCAGGAGCAGCATCATCCCTTTTTGGTCCAGAGGAGACTGCAGAGGTCCCACTCTTAGttggcaggcagacagacaggtcAAGAGGGCTGGACTTCGAGGGCGTGACAGGGAGAGGCAGTGCTGAGTGAGCACTCTCCTACCTGTCCCCTCCACACCTTTTGCCTCCCTTGGGAGACAGACAATGGGTACCTGTGCTGAATGTCTGCGGCCAATGCTTGAACTACACAAGTGTGCAGGGAAATGGAGATATTCAGAACACATATTAAAAAAGCAAGGGCCAGAACCAAATGGGAAGTGGCTAGGGGCAAAGGAGCTCAGAGAGATGGGAGCACTGCCGCGGGGTGCACACCACCCTGCAGATGGGCTTCTGCAGGCCAGTGCAGCTGCTCCCCTCAGACTAGCACAGGCTGAAGCTTCTGGAAGCAGAGCCAAACACAGTCTGTTCTGTGCACACGATTGGCTGTTAGTTGGACTTGGAGAAGTGCTTCTGGATGATTGAGCCAAAAAGCTGTGTACCAAGAGGCTTCTGGGAGAATTCAAGGGGACATGAGGGTAATGCATGTATATGTGGGGACCTACACAGCTCTTCTAGCTCCTGGGGTTAAGGCCAAGGCAGGAGAGGCGGTTGGGCCCAAGCCATTATGGCTTCTCAGCAGCAGCTGGCTCGGGGCTGTTCATCCCTTCTGACAGGTAGTCGTCCTCATTATTCTGCTTCATTTTGGTTTCCAAGACTGTGATGCGCTGCTTGAGCTTCTGCTGGGCCCCTGTGTACTCAGCCAGCAGGCGGGTGAAGCGAGTGTACAAGGTCTCCATGTTGGTCTCCAGCTGCTCTAGCTTCTCCTGCACATCGACCTCCATGCTGGCTGCCACTTCATTCTCATCCAGCAGCCCTTCCTTCATCAGGATCTCCCGGCCCCTCTCCTCCAAGACCTTCTTGGCATCAGGGTACTCAGTCACAGCTTCCATAAGATCATCCTTGGACAAGCAGAAGAGATCTGAGTAACCAAGGCTGCGGATATTAGCTGTGCGTCGATTGCCCATTTTGCTGCCCTTAATGTTAAGGATACTGATCTCTCCAAAGCAACTCCCAGCTGAGAGCAGGGCATACTGAGTGACACCATCATCGGCCACCACTGCCAGTTTTCCCTCCTTGATTATATACATCTCCTTCCCAATGTCCCCTTTGCGGCAAATGTAATCCCCAGGGCTAAAGACCTGAGGACGGAGCTTTAATACCAGCTCCACCAGCAAGCCAGCCTCACAATCCTGGAAGATGCGCACTTTCTTGAGTGTGGACAGGTGGACGTTGATGGCTATTTCAGCCCTCAGCTTGGCTGGCAGGTTCTTGAGAACTTCCCGCTCATCCACACTCTTCTTATTGGTCCACAGGTAGTCAAACCACCTAATGACCTTGGCTTCCATCTCCTTGCTGACCTTGCGGAATTGCATGTAATGTTTGACAGCGTCAATTTTGGCCTGGAACTCAGCCCGGGTGGCATTCATGTTGGAGATCATAGAGCCCACATTTCCCACGATGGTGGCAAAGATGAGGACACCAATCAGGAAGTCAAAGATGACAAATAGGTACTCCTCATCCTTTACAGGGGGTGGTGTCTCCCCAATGGTGGTGAGGGTCAGTGTAGACCAGTAAAGACAGTAGATGTATTCCCTAGCCAGGTAGCCATACTCAGGGTCAGTGATATTGGGGTAAACCCAAGTGTCAACTCCAAAGCCAATGGATTTGGAGATGGCATAGTAGATGCAGGCATTCCAGTGGATGATGACCAAGATATAGAGGACCAGGTTGCTGATGCGGAAGATGTTGGGGTAGCTGGTGCGTGTCTCAGTGCGATCAAAGAACTCAAACATGCGGGCAAAGTGTAGCAGGCGGTTGAAGCGCACCTCAGGGCTGTGGATGCCCACAGCAAAATAGATCAGGTCCGTTGGGATGATGGAAGCCACATCCAGCTTGAATTGCAGGGTGTGGATGTAATTGTCCCGCAGCTTCTTGGTGTCTTTGACCAGCAGCCCCTGTTCCAGGAAGCCTAGTGGAGGCACAAGCCAACATATCACCTCTGCCCTCAAGCCTGTCCTTCTGGATAGACTAATGCTCA
Protein-coding regions in this window:
- the CNGA2 gene encoding cyclic nucleotide-gated olfactory channel, with amino-acid sequence MTEETNGVKSSPANNRNHHAPPAVKANGKEDHRASSRPQSAADDDTPSELQRLAEMDAPQQRRGGFRRIVRLVGVIREWANKNLREEEPRPDSFLERFRGPELQTVTTQQGDGKGNKDGEGKGTKKKFELFVLDPAGDWYYRWLSVIAMPVFYNWCLLVARACFNDLQKNYYLVWLVLDYFSDVVYVADLFIRLRTGFLEQGLLVKDTKKLRDNYIHTLQFKLDVASIIPTDLIYFAVGIHSPEVRFNRLLHFARMFEFFDRTETRTSYPNIFRISNLVLYILVIIHWNACIYYAISKSIGFGVDTWVYPNITDPEYGYLAREYIYCLYWSTLTLTTIGETPPPVKDEEYLFVIFDFLIGVLIFATIVGNVGSMISNMNATRAEFQAKIDAVKHYMQFRKVSKEMEAKVIRWFDYLWTNKKSVDEREVLKNLPAKLRAEIAINVHLSTLKKVRIFQDCEAGLLVELVLKLRPQVFSPGDYICRKGDIGKEMYIIKEGKLAVVADDGVTQYALLSAGSCFGEISILNIKGSKMGNRRTANIRSLGYSDLFCLSKDDLMEAVTEYPDAKKVLEERGREILMKEGLLDENEVAASMEVDVQEKLEQLETNMETLYTRFTRLLAEYTGAQQKLKQRITVLETKMKQNNEDDYLSEGMNSPEPAAAEKP